The following are encoded in a window of Psychrobacter sp. P11F6 genomic DNA:
- the gspM gene encoding type II secretion system protein GspM: MKRLQRRTKRNNITPETSNSIGTNVLSTRVNNFQQMLSLRWQALSPRDQLALTVLSMFLLLFIGGYGGYSIHQAANDSKRDYQEQVADYFWLRAQAGNIDSNAMNTADGETAMPPANAISVLLNNSGIANAQVVATGDAVQLSFNHASQAVVSTALGKLEQQGWQFSQLSIQQDLVTKAIQVQATVTS; the protein is encoded by the coding sequence ATGAAACGATTACAGCGCCGCACCAAACGTAATAACATCACGCCAGAGACCAGTAACAGTATTGGAACCAATGTGCTGTCAACGCGTGTAAATAATTTTCAACAGATGCTATCGTTACGTTGGCAGGCACTTTCGCCGCGTGATCAGTTGGCATTGACCGTATTGTCTATGTTCTTATTATTGTTCATTGGTGGCTATGGTGGTTATAGTATTCATCAAGCGGCAAACGATAGTAAGCGCGACTATCAAGAGCAAGTGGCTGATTACTTTTGGTTGCGTGCTCAAGCGGGCAATATCGATAGTAATGCGATGAATACGGCGGATGGTGAAACCGCCATGCCACCTGCCAATGCTATCAGTGTATTGTTAAACAATTCAGGTATTGCCAACGCCCAAGTCGTTGCGACCGGTGATGCCGTGCAACTGAGCTTCAATCATGCCAGTCAAGCAGTGGTCAGCACCGCACTTGGCAAACTCGAACAGCAAGGTTGGCAATTCAGTCAGCTATCGATACAGCAAGACTTGGTTACCAAAGCCATTCAAGTACAAGCGACTGTCACCTCATAA
- the gspL gene encoding type II secretion system protein GspL has product MLHVWLRAQHSPLAVWHEDIQQWQTVDGWQQLQTIYGNYKTNAQKTLCLYFPSSHILQVDTELNATQLKQLGNSGKQYLFEETSLTPVEQLAIRQISEADNHQLYALAQSDIESWQQSAKLAGMSITALLPDFLLLPTPDEGAGQQVTLYQDEQTMLLRQSLRQGMAVSYLPLIFERFLHLSEVNILPPITALDDLSKPTNSAMPTSFMTETAALVADHQLLLTTLTTTPKPVDSPERHALNFFIKSTDSKLSPYLRVAAMVALSALVLQMATDGLQWYQYNKATVATKAEIAAQYQAWFPNEPLSSRTKLQVQLQPKLRSDSQAPASHMAALTRISPLIKQSSLRAQALVMEPSALSFTLIAPDRNSLDKFTSTLVAQGLNAKLAQVNSNEQGQFSGQVTVNVVENNDTTQTSVAAS; this is encoded by the coding sequence GTGTTACATGTTTGGTTACGAGCGCAGCATAGCCCGCTAGCTGTCTGGCATGAAGATATTCAGCAATGGCAAACGGTTGATGGTTGGCAACAGCTGCAAACGATCTATGGTAATTATAAAACCAATGCGCAGAAGACTTTGTGTCTATATTTTCCATCAAGCCATATATTGCAGGTAGATACTGAGCTGAATGCGACTCAGCTTAAACAGCTGGGCAATAGCGGCAAGCAATACTTGTTTGAAGAGACATCCTTGACCCCTGTTGAGCAATTGGCGATTCGGCAAATCAGTGAAGCCGATAATCACCAACTGTATGCACTGGCGCAAAGCGATATCGAGTCATGGCAGCAGAGTGCTAAGCTCGCTGGCATGAGCATAACGGCGTTACTGCCTGATTTTTTATTGCTACCAACGCCAGATGAAGGGGCTGGTCAGCAAGTAACACTGTATCAAGATGAGCAAACCATGCTACTGCGTCAGTCATTGCGACAAGGTATGGCTGTCAGTTATTTGCCCTTAATTTTTGAACGTTTCCTGCATTTAAGTGAAGTGAATATATTGCCGCCCATAACGGCTTTAGATGATCTTTCAAAGCCAACAAATTCGGCAATGCCCACGAGCTTTATGACAGAAACGGCCGCGCTTGTTGCAGATCACCAGTTATTATTAACCACATTGACCACGACGCCCAAGCCTGTTGACAGCCCTGAGCGTCACGCGCTTAACTTCTTTATTAAATCAACGGACTCAAAGCTCTCACCGTATTTGCGTGTGGCAGCGATGGTCGCGTTATCGGCACTGGTATTACAGATGGCGACCGATGGCCTGCAGTGGTATCAGTATAATAAGGCGACGGTAGCGACCAAAGCTGAGATTGCGGCGCAGTATCAAGCTTGGTTTCCAAACGAGCCATTAAGCTCGCGCACTAAACTGCAAGTGCAATTGCAACCAAAGCTGCGCAGTGACAGCCAAGCACCAGCCTCTCATATGGCAGCATTGACTCGCATATCCCCGTTAATCAAACAGTCTTCACTGCGGGCACAAGCGTTAGTGATGGAGCCATCAGCACTCAGCTTTACCTTGATTGCCCCTGATCGTAATAGTCTTGATAAGTTTACGAGCACACTTGTTGCGCAGGGTTTAAATGCCAAGCTTGCACAGGTAAACAGTAATGAGCAAGGGCAGTTTAGTGGCCAGGTTACGGTGAATGTCGTAGAAAATAATGACACGACGCAAACCAGTGTAGCGGCATCATAA